GCagcttctatgatgttttcgatgttggagttttTGTCGGATCATATTAGGGAAGGTTTTCTTTCTTATCCTATTGACATTTATTCTCCATTGCTAGTTGTTTATATCCAATCGGTGTTGGATAGTACTTGTCttcatctatccaacaagcttgagtttgctgtTTTCGGAGcccgtatgcaaaagttatgacaatttCGATCCTACTTGTTTCTCTTGTCTTACTTGTACTATTTTGCAGCACCCAAGCGATAGTACCGCTTGCGATACTTCCACTGTGGACTACCGCATCCACTACCACTTGGGAAAAGTCCTTTGTGCATGTTTTCTCTAAGCGCTAGTATTGctcccttgagcggtagtaccactcaagcggtagtactgctcccccgagcggtagtaccgctttacTGCGGGATGagacataacggttggatttttcccaccTATggaaggggtcttcttccccaatggaccttatcttttgagctcgtgttcttcccccattgttgactttcctagagcttgctatctctcagtccctccaatgattcttgctagttcctgagggaaaagaaagaggagatctagatctacatttTCACCAATCACTTTCTTCTCTATGTGAAGGGGACCTCTtcgatctagatcttggagttctttgtgttctctttcttgttcttcctctcatattcctccatGGCTtccgttgctttggtgggatttgagagtgagggacttgggcactccgtgtgcccttgccattgcatttggtgcatacgTTTGAGTTTTCCACGGTGATATATGGAAgtgaagttgagaagcttattactcttgggtgtttgggcatcCTAGagtttgttcctcttgggtgctttggtGCCCTAGACGGCTGGTGTCGCGGAGCTCGATCATTGTGGTGGAAAGCTTCGGGACaggcgtcggggtctccaattaagttgtggagattgccccgagcaatttgtacgggttcccgcgaccgccccaagggttgccaaagtgtacgggttcggtgaccgccctcaagggccccttagtggaatcacaacatcttgcaTTGCACGAGGGCGTGCggagattacgatggccctagtggtattttggggagcattgtgcctccacactgctccaaacggagattagcatccgcatgggtgtgaacttcgggatacatcaccGTCTCCGCGTgactcggttatctcttacccgaaccctttacttatgcactttattttatgatagccatagtgtttcatgttatatatcttgctatcacttagttgtttatcttgcgtagcataagttgttggtgcacatatgtGAGCCTAGTTGTGCTAGGTTTTGTGCTTGATAAATTAAATGCTGGTTTTATTTCGCATTTATTCAAGTCTAAACCATAACTATtttaaaagcgcctattcaccccctctaggcgacatccacaatcTTTCAATATGTTATCGTAGCATAGTGTTTCCCAATAGAAGATGAGTCTACACGCTAATAAATAAAGAAATCTATGATGATAACTTAGACTAGGGTTatatgcatgaaactagtataAGCATGCCATATAGGCGAAAAAGATGATGTGTCAAGTAATTAAAGAAGGTAGAGACAAATAGAATACTTATGACGACGAGATAAAGAGGCGAGAGCCACATAATTTACCATCGCATAACGCTTCCCAATAAAAATTGAGTCTATGGAGTAATAAATGAAAGTCCATATGTTATCACACCTACGATACTACCTGCTATAGAGgtaataacatagactagtaacttaTAAAAATACACAGGAGCACCTGGGTGCTACCCCTCTACGAATATTAAAtgtagaaaaatataaaaaatataaaaaatctgAAATTTGGGGATATCAAACCTAGGTTCTCAATGTACTCCCGTGTGAAGTTTCGTAAAAAATACCAGGAAAAGTATTTGTGGCGAAGGAAATATTGTTTGAAGAAAAATCCATCTAAACAATTTTTTTCTATACATAGAaatattttgtcttttttgccacgaaTATGTTTCCTAGtatttttttcacgaaatttcaCACAAGAGTAGATCGGGAACCCAGGTTTGATATCACATACTCTtagcatttttttttcaaatttctcagTAATTTTTGAATTTAATGTTAGTATAGGGATGTGAAGCACCCAGGTGTGCTACAAATCTGCTTCCAGTAAGCATCCGAATAAATAATGGTTTGCATGATGCTACACATATGTTACTGCCCACCATGAAGATAGATAGTAACATGCATAACAATCTTCCCACTATGAtcatagtaacataaactagtaaacACGTGGAAAAACCAAATGCTGATTTAATTAGGGGCAAAGATATATGATCCAAAGAAGAGGGGAAAAAGTGAATACAAATAACACATCAATGTCGAATACTTTTTTACCGCACATAAACTAAAGAGATTACTCAATCGAACAAGAATTAATTAAACTTGCTTCACCCGGCCGGCCCCGATCGATAACCTTGTGCGCACCCGAAGATATCCCAAGGCCACCATGTGGAAACTCAACGCGCATGCATGCATGAAATGGTCGATGCAGCACGTTTCGTGGTAGGCAGAGACGTCGACGCCGGCGGAACGGATGCGCGCATCGATCACACGGTGGTAGGCCCGTCGTTGTAGGCGTCGCAGCGCCGCCTGATCTCGCCATCGGCGCCGGTCTTGACGCCGTACATGCTGAGCTTCTCCATGGCGCGGGCGAAGTCGTCGAAGAAGGCGGTGTTGTTGGCGGCGTAGCGCTCCACGAGGGGCCTGGTGCGCAGGTCCGACCACATGTCCTCGTCGGTGCTCAGCAGGCCCAGGCCGCGCTCAATGTTCACGTAGTACATGTTGTCGAACTTGCCGGGGGTCATGACGTCGTTGAAGGCGGCGATGGTGGGGTCCTTGAGGTACTCCTTGCAGGCGGCCTGGAGCCCCTTGGCGTAGCCCGGGTTCATGGTCGGGTCGAACGGCGCCGGCTTGCCGGTCTTGTCGCGGTAGTTGTAGATCCTGGACGCGAACTCCTGGCAGTGGGCGAAGCCGAGCGTGTGCGCGCCGGAGAGCGCCACCATCTCCTGCACCGTGAACCCCTTGGCcaggaagagctcgaggatgcgccCCACGGTGAAGTTGGAGTGCGGGAGCTCCACGTCGGGGGCGGTGGGGCTGGAGGAGAGCGAGTCCTTGCGGCCCAGCGGGACCGGGTACCTGGGGCCTCCGGTCATGGTGACCAGCACCCTGGACGCCAGGGCCAGGACGTCGGCGCAGGAAACCACGCCGGGGCACTCCAGCTCCAGGGCCAACTTGGAGCGCACCACGGCGTCGAAGGCGTCGCCGGGGAGGGAGTGGTTGATCTCGGCGTCCTTCTCGGATTTGGCGAAGCGGGTGGGCGCGATCAGCACGGAGGCGTCGCAGCCGGTcacgaagcagtcgtggaagaagACGCGAAGCATGCCTGCGGCGGTGGTCGGGTTCGCCATCTGCTTCGACTGGACCACCTCCGCGATGATCCGCTCCGCCCGTGGGCACGTCTGGCTGTAGAAATCGGGCGACAGCTTGGCCGCCgggccccccgccgccgccgccgccgccttgggcACTCCCGGCCCGGCGAGCACtcctgccgccgccgcttgggGCACTTGCGTCCCGGCGCCCATTCCTGCGGCCGCCGCCGCTTGGGGCACTCCCGACCCGGCGAgtcctcctgccgccgccgccgctttggGCACTTGCGTCCCGGCGCCCattcctgccgccgccgccgcttggggcACTCCCGGCCCGGCGCCCATTCCTGCCACCGACGCCGCTTGGGGCATTTCCGGCCCGGCGCGCACTCCTGCCACCGCGGCGGCGAGGAGGGTGGccgcggccaggaggaggagggacaggaGGCGCATGTCTGCTGCTAGCTGCTTGGTACGTCGATCCTGCGGGTGTGCGGTTCTTGGGTTAACTCGACCCTCTAGGTCCTAGCAGGCGACGTCAGGGCCGGCGAGGTGTGTGGGGGTCCTAGAAAtgcgagggagaggggaggagggtgGAGGAGTGTTGCAGGGGATGTTTGCCGGAGCCCGTGGAGGAGAGCGAATGGCGGGAACGGAGTTGGCGGGGAGTGCTCGTAGGCGGAACAAGAGGCTGGAGAGCCAGAGCAGACATGCATGCACCATCTACTAGTACGAGCGAAGTAGCGTGTCCGTCGCTCTGTTTCTTTTACTACCTTTAGCCTTATCTGACTGCTAAGCTGCGCTGtttgctttcaaaaaaaaaaaagaaaaaaaaagctagCTGCGCTGTTAGCCTGTTATTTTCTTTGATACACCTGTAACTTAATTCACACTCGTAATTGTTACAGGTACACCGATTTTGATCTAAGACCCAAGAAAATACATAGTAACTCCTATGACTACAATTACAACGAAATCTCTTGAAAACATCTTCATGGTATCAATCTATGCTCGAAGAAATACTCCAAGGACTTCGGTAAAGAGGTTGCAATTAGATTAGAGCAACGATGTTGTCACTCTTTCACCTGCACGAACATTATCAGTAATGGTTTTTGAAAGCGCCTAAAGATGGGAAGTCTTGATCGATGAACATACTTGAGCCGGGGATGATCCCCTAAAAGTGCAGGCCGTCGAATCCCTCTTCATCATGATGTGATGAAAGATTTCAGCTCCACAAAGAATCAGACCAACAAAAAAAGCTTGACACAACAATGTAAACTCATCACATCCGAATACTCGGATCCGCGAGGACAGAAAACTCTCTAATCTCATGGCACCGTCAAAAGAATGAGAGAAAATTATTCTCACAAAATTATGATGATCACTAGACGTTGACGAAGAATATAGAGATCTAGAAGATCCGAGGTCGCTCCACCTCTCAATGCCAAGATGGCAGCCGAAAGTGAGGGGACCTAAATTTCTCAGATGCGGTGGCGGCGACACAAGAACGGGAGACTCTAGCTTTAGGTAGGTCTTGCCTGTTAGCATGTTACTTACATTGTTGCATTCAGTTTCATACTTAAAGGGCCTGTTTCGTTACCCACGTCATTCCAAACAAACCCAGTGGGTGCAAGAAAATCGAGTTTGATATCATATAATGGGGCTTGGCTCGCACAAGCACAGACCTTAAAGTAACCCATAACTTGACTCGCTAGGAACGCTCGAATCTGTCGTTTCCAGCGGGCCAGGCTGAGTCAAGCGCAAAAAAGTGAGCGGCGTGCGCGGCAATGCAGTGGAAACTAGACACAGAGATGCCAGGAGGCCGAAATGTGCCGGCTTAGGATGGCGTGAAATTTAGCCTCACCCCCCATTTGCTCCCTCACCTCTTGCTCTAAGACTAGCCCATTCTTGGTTCTTCCACCGGCAACGGCGACGACTCACATCTGCGCAACCGATGGTGATAGCATTACTCTCTAGCAGTAGGAGCTGCTTCTCCACATCATCTTAGCCTCCGCCTCATTCTCCTCGTCTCAGCCATGGCCCTCCGGTCCTCATCGACTCTGAAGTTGGTAAGCAGCAGATACAACCCCATCCTCTGTTCATTCGCTATATTTGACCATTGCCTACTGATACATCCCGATAAATCAATGTCAAGGTCGGTATAGACGAACGGACAAAGCTGGCAATTCGGTCAACAACACTCATAGTTGTGATTCAGGCCTGACTCATGTTCGTTTACCAGAGAGAAATTCGTTGCAGTCAACAACCTGTCATTAGGTATGGTCCAATGGT
Above is a window of Triticum aestivum cultivar Chinese Spring chromosome 6B, IWGSC CS RefSeq v2.1, whole genome shotgun sequence DNA encoding:
- the LOC123134543 gene encoding peroxidase 31, with amino-acid sequence MRLLSLLLLAAATLLAAAVAGVRAGPEMPQAASVAGMGAGPGVPQAAAAAGMGAGTQVPKAAAAAGGLAGSGVPQAAAAAGMGAGTQVPQAAAAGVLAGPGVPKAAAAAAGGPAAKLSPDFYSQTCPRAERIIAEVVQSKQMANPTTAAGMLRVFFHDCFVTGCDASVLIAPTRFAKSEKDAEINHSLPGDAFDAVVRSKLALELECPGVVSCADVLALASRVLVTMTGGPRYPVPLGRKDSLSSSPTAPDVELPHSNFTVGRILELFLAKGFTVQEMVALSGAHTLGFAHCQEFASRIYNYRDKTGKPAPFDPTMNPGYAKGLQAACKEYLKDPTIAAFNDVMTPGKFDNMYYVNIERGLGLLSTDEDMWSDLRTRPLVERYAANNTAFFDDFARAMEKLSMYGVKTGADGEIRRRCDAYNDGPTTV